The nucleotide sequence AAAGAATATTCTTGCTATATTTTTACACATATAATTAATGTAATAAAATTAATGATCAAAGTTGTTATTGGGAGTCATGTGAGTCATTTTGTGGCCTAAATGGAGTGGTGGTTTAATCTCTTGATATGCTCGTGACGATCATACACACATTGGTCAACAAGGAAAAAGAACATTGATCTGTGTTGAACAAAAAGACGCTCTCTATGTAATGGAGAGCAATTCGAGGGCGATTCGTGATGCAGACCATGGAAACCCAAGAAATGCAAGCTCCCCGGTCCCCTTCGTTCCCACGTGTGAGGCGGCCTACTTGGCGACCAGCTTGCGCGCACGTTGGTTGGCTCCCTTCACCCTGGAGTTGAGCTCGTCCACGTCGCCTTGCAGATTATCCAGCGCTTCGTTTTGCCTGAAATGTTGGGCAGAACAAATTACTTCGACAGTACTAGAAGCAGCATTTCCATCCAAGATCCAAAGATTGCTGATCGAGAATATTGAGCTACTCGATCTGGTTCAGCAACTCCATCAAGGAGGAGGCGACAAGCTCACCTGTCAAGCTCGGAGCCCATGTCGACGGCCATGCCCTTGAGCTGGCCCAGCACGTCGCTGAGGTCATCGAGGGCGTcgtcctgcttcttcttctcgatCTGCAAGATTCACAAATTAACATGGCTTAGTAGCTAGCTGCCGGGTCGCAATCGATTTCGTCTTGGTATCAGTGAGCAGAGCATGCAGCCACGAACCTGGACTTTGTCCATGGCATCGGTGGCCTCGGCGTAGTGGCGAGGATCGCGCTTCCCTCGCGGGCTCAGCCCGAGCTTGTCCCTCTGCTCCATGCGGCTGGCCTTCTTCTTGAAGGAGTCATCTGTTTCATTTCATTATTCAGTTTGTTTCAGTTCCAGTGTATGTAGATGTATAGGACACGATCGTCGTCGTAGGTAGCTAGGGTAGGGTACCTCGTGACACCTGTGCCGGTCCCTTGATCTGCCTCGTTTTCTTGGGCTTCCATGGCTTGGAGAAGAAGCCTCCAAGGCTGCCGAGAAGCGACTCGCTCTTGGTGAGGTCCTGGTCGATCTCGACGGCCTTCTCGTGCGTGCGGCTGATCTGCTCCCCCTGCTTGTGCAGCGTGATGAGCGTGTCGGACGCGTCCTGCTTGATGTCCTCGGCGATGCGCAGGCAGCCGGCGAGCGCGTCGGTGGTCTCCTCGGCCTTGTACGCGGCGTAGTGCTCCAGCTCCTGCACCGACTTGTTCTCCAGCCCGCCCGAGTCGCGGAACCCGTCCTTGTACCGCTTCTTGGCGTCGGCGGGGGCCTGGTACGCCCCGGACTTCTTCGCCGCCGGCTTATTCTTAGACTCGGAGTCCGAGTCGGAGTCGAAGGGGTTCGGCTTCGACGAAGCCGCGGGCTTTCCGCCGCGTGGCATTTTGTCGTCCGCTCCCTATTATTTGGTCAATACAAAAATAGCTAATTACTTATAAGTAGTTCTTGCAAACGAGCAGAGTTTTCCAAGTGTGAATTGTTGTATAAGTGGAGACTGTCATGTTTGATCGAGTTCAATTAGATATTGAATAGACATTTGTTTTCAAggataaaatttaatttctccatTACCTAGGATCATACAACACATACTGACTCATAATAATTCTAATGTAAACATTCCTTAATCCGATGAACACCTCTACATCGCCCAATGCCCATATAGTTCATACATCAAATGGTGTTATTATGCACCAAGACGAAATCAATATAGGATTGAGAAAGCGagcatgtttttttttatttacaaTTAACAAGAAGTCATAGCATGATAAAATTGAACACAAATCTCTGCATTTCATCTGATTCAACATCTAATTGGTAAGATGGAACTAATACACTAGGAACCATATCGGAAAAGAACGAAAAGGAACTCAATCAAGAAAGATAGATCGATATTATCAACCAGGCTAATGATAacggcctccttctcctcctcctcctcctctccggaCAACCAAAGAGGAGGCAACAAATGTGCCTTTATTTGGAAGCAAACTTCGTTTGTTTGTTGTGCCTTCCGTCTATATATAGGTGCTATTTATCGTTCACTCTAAAAAAATTTTAACTGAAATTGctgttatttttggaaacttataCGATCCATTCGGTGGCTGTGACACGAAGGTAAATACGACCTCCGTGATAATCATCCTGCAATTTCTCACATGCTGTCATTATCATGCAAAGATGCAAGGAAACCACATTGATATTCCACAGGAGCTACCGATTCTCTCTTTTCTCTGTTTCTTTAATTTAACAACAGTATGTTTACTACTCCCTCTGTcttgtaatatagtgcattctaggaattttaaaataaattaagagaacataaaagacgtacgcaccctcattttatttcctaatccGACGCTATCATCAACATGATTAATGGTGATTAGTTGATAAATGAAAAGTATTGGATGCAAAACTGTTTTTTTTCTCTAAAATGTATTATATTTGAGGACATTTTTTGAATGCTAGAgtgcactatattacaggacggagggagtatcccTCTAAAAATAGATATATGAAGGAAGGATATCCCATTTCATCTTTGTCCCATCTGTAAATAAAGCACACCGGAGTACATGACATGCTTCTACCATATTTGAACAAATAAATGTTCTACCTCAGCTGTGATTGGAATAATTTTAGTGGAAGGtgcatttttatttgaagtctcAAACTTTATCAATCCAATTAGTTAAGGCATATACATATTTATCGTATACAAGCTATATGACTAGACTTGTACTCAAAATAAGTTTAAGATGATGTTGATTTGTTGCAAGTAACAATGTATTGTCTGAGAAATCAAATATCCAAATCTACTTTTGAAGACTTTCTCCTTCTATCAAGTATGTCTTACATTGATGGACAGAGTGATCACCACACTTTGCATCTGGACCTTTTGATTTGCTTAGTTCATGTGACTTACAGGTAGTGATAGGTGTCATGGGGTCAGAACCACggtaagcattgttgttcgagtcagtgtcagagtatgggtctccggtagctcgggtggactcaagaacacaagaatcacagagaagACGCAACGGTTTAACCTAATTCGggccaatcggtgccctacatccagcaactgatgatccttatactcaaaagcacccaaaatcggaGGGTTACCACATAGTGTacaggagggagagagagatttggtagaggGTTAGCTCGGTGATAATCCTGAGGTTGCCTTGcgccggtggagccttcccctcgtcggagaggaggaagacgatgggatgcagtggaggagctctcggtgtccCTCTCTAAGTTGCCTTGCTCTTGGTGCTGAGCAGAGACCAAtggatggaatggaatgatctgtcttTGGATCCTCCCCCCCTCTGAGAttcgaccttatcccttatataacgagataggtcgggtacatggtggtttgggggaatGAGTCTTCGGTCTACATgcgccggagtccaggagggCCTTGCAGCGATGCGCTATGAACCGTGGCGgtgtcgtggagccgaagaaTCCTTGGGCGTCGTCCGACTGATCTGTTCTAACACGCTGAGTGTCAGGCTATGTTGGCTTAAACCGACCTCTCCCAGGtgtgccttctggagtcttcttggtggcgaaggaggccgGCTCGAGGGGCTGATGTGTTGGCccgagagcccccgagcccttggaagCCATagagaagctttgtcttcttgtgtcacgccctgtGCTTGATCTTGGTAGCTCGGGGCGTGTCTTCTTGTGCTCGGGCCTTGGCTGGGGTCATTggccgggcaggagccaagggccagGCTCGAGTGTGTCGTACATCAGGAGCCTGAGGCTCGGGTAAGCCCCCAAGCCCTGAGCGGAGGCCATGACGTATTCATGCTCGGCCGGGTTTCTTCACCAGAGGGTGCATGCGagtgtacccgatgggtatagccttTGAGCCCCCAAGCGATCCTGGAGGGGTCGATCAAGGGGTCTTCTTCGGTCGGGAACTATTGGACCTGAGGCTTGacatacctatatgttaggatctcattaggagcccccgagcccttcgtggcctcacttAGCATGATGGCGACAAAGGGCTGAATTCAATCTTCTGGTGATCGAACCCTCCTTGGTGGGGATGACTTCCGCTGATGAGAGTACGATGCCCTACGTGGGGCCCTTCCCCTGGCATGACGGGGGACGCTTGGCTATCGAGGCCAAGTGGTAGTGGTGCtgaccccttctctttcttcctatgTTCCTTAGGTCTAAAGCTCAAGCGAGGGCTCAGAAGACTCGTCTAGGACTCCTCAGACTTTAAGCCTAGGGCCACCCTCCATTGTGGTCAGAGCCTATGTGGGTCGGGTGATTGAGAGCGTCTAGGCTCTGGCTCAAGGCCACCTAATCAACCAGCGTGCCACGCCCTTCTAGAGGCTTTGGTAGCTGGTCCAACCTTCTCGAATTGGCCTTCTGGGGCCAACCTTTCACGGCCATAGGTCAGGGTGCGAGGAGCGTGCCGAGCTCAGAGGGGCCCTCGTTGGGCTTGCTGTTTAGCGACTCCTAAcccaactctagggagttggttggttttgggggtGTGTCGCCCGAGCGCCCGTCGATCGGAGGGTCAGGTTACTCCACCTGGGGAGCCAGTGCAGCCCCCTAGGCCATTGTGGGGCCTCTCTGTCAGCGGGAGTGGTGGCTTCTGGTCACATCCCTTCTGCTAACGCCCTACGCAGGTGGTTGATGGCGTCTGGGTCATCGTGCCTGCCGGAGGAGTTATGGCGTGCACTCACACGCCATCCCACTTCGTCTAGGAGATGGGACATTAGGGCCACGTGGAGCAGATCTGGTGGAGGAGCCATGATGCTCGGTGTGCCTGGATCTAGGCCATCGATGATGGTCGGTGGGCCCGAGGGGAGTCGGATCCCCTCAAGTCCCATGAGGAGGCACGTGCAAAGTGGGCGGCACGCGTGGTGGAAAGTGGAGTGGGTGGTTGACTTATTGTCAGTGGCCCCCCTGACTCTGCCTTTACGACACGGCCACCATTATGCAACCGCCTTGAGGTGCGCTATGGGGATTGAAGAGACGCCTAACTAGTTCCCTAAGGCCCCTTCTAGCTGTTGATGGCTGATCGGAGGGCTCGGAGCCGCTCACGACGCATCGTCTAGGCTATAAAGGTGAGCCCCTAGGGGACATGACATCCTTAATCCCTTCTCTagccccttctcttcttcctcttagATCTATCTCTTTGGCGGCCATCGCGACGATGGAGTGTGATGCTTCCCTCTAGGTGAGCCTATCTTGGTCTGCCGAGCGATTACTCCTTTGAGGGTGGAAGGGCTCTAGTGAAGAGAAGGCCACAACATCGCATGGAGGGAGGGTGAGGGTTGGCATTGAGGGATGTTGTCCTTTCCTCATGCGCTGCCACCCTTGGCACTTCCTCGACCACGCACGCCGCTGCACTTCTTCCCTGTCGTCTTCCTCTAGAGGGCGGAAGAATCCCAGCGATATGGGCTACTGGGGCTTCCCTCATTTATCATAGGAAGAGCCCTCCTGTCACCTCGAGGGCGACCATCCAACTCAAGGCTAGAGCTCGGTGGAGGAGTGGACGAGGGTGAGGCGAGATTCTACCCCTTCGCTTCGCCCCTCATCATCACTGCTACCGCGAAGCCGCTCCTGCCTCTTGGGTTGGAGGAACACCATCCGAGTCTCCCCACGCTTGTCAGCGAATTGCGCGGCCCCAACCATAGGTCAGTGGGGGTCAGGCAGGCTGGCACGGTTGCTATTGCCGCATGGGCGGTTCTTGGGATAACAGTTTTTCCTGTTGTATATTGTAATTGGGTCATTCCTAatcaatgaaatgaaattactttcgCTTATAATCTCATTGCTCTTGAGTTGTGCTTAAAGACTTAGTCCCTCGTTGGGATGGGCTATTATGATGATGGCCTCGGTGGCCAGGATCGCCGTGCCTGCGCTACTAGCGGGTAAGTTCAtgagaaccctaggtttatggtcgTTCCATGCCCTGGTCATGTCCCCTCTAGGGGAGATCCTTGGCTTCTTGACTGAGCCACTCGTATAGTTCCTGAGCCCTTCTATCAATGCTCAGGGGCTTGCTGCCTCCCTCGATGGGTCACCATGAGTGGCTCGAGATCGATACTTGAACATTGTTCAATGATCGGCCGGTTTCGCTTCTTGGCTCCTAGCTATGGCCACTAGTGCCCAACCATGAATGCCCCTCACACTTTGGGTGCTTTGGGTGACCTTGAATCCTAGTGGGTCGACCTTCGAACCCTCGGTGATGcccttttttttggggggggggtaGACCGTCATGCGGTGGGGTGGTACGATCCAACGAAGGATCGAGAGACAGGCAGATAGCTACAAAGGAAACATAATGGATATAAGAGAAGGGAAAGATGACATAGCTGGTAACACGGTGGTCGAGGCCATTCCATTAACGCCTTGCCGATCCCTAGCCTAGTCCTCTTGCTCCATTCACCTTGTCCTTGCCTTGCTCGAGGGCCTTCTACAGTAGTCCTCCTTTAGAGAAGTCAGTAGATGGTTAGCTCAGTCAATCCTCTAGTGTAGCCGAGCTACTGCTAGAGTGGCTCGGGTTAAAGGAGATAGTAATAGAGACAAGCGAAGCAAGATGGTCAGGACGAtaggacttatcttggtttttgttgttggagaggtaggccgGCGAAGGAGGTCGGCAGACGGGTTATGGTTTGGGAGGCGGTGCTTCTAGGCAGATGGCTTGGCattggccttccctcatggggaaaggttaGAACTCACCTCGATCGGGTCAACCCCTTCTAGGGGGCTAAGCACCTGGATGGAAGGGCCAGCCGAGCCATCACTATCGCTAGGAGCCTTGGCCACCTCACCGATGCTCGGTCAGTCGAGCGCTGCTGCTGTCTTGGTTGCTCCCTCCACCGGCGCCTTTCCTGCATCATGGCTAGGGCCGTTGGGAGCATAGAGGGCAACGAGCACGACTGCTTAGGCAACACAATACTGCTCatagtagtaggcttgctcgaagctgccctcgacggtgatgacccccttTGGGCTAGGCACATTGAGCTTTAGgtaagtgtagttggggatggccatgaacttggcaaagcACGATCGACTGAGAAGGGCATGGTAGACAACAGGGAAGTCAACCACCTCGGATGTGAGTGGCTCCTTGCGGAAGTTGTCTGGTTGGCTGAAGGTGAAGTTGAGCCAAATGCACCCAAGGGGCACAACTTCCTTCCCCGGCATGATCCCGTAGAACGGTGCCTTGCTAGGCCATAGGCTACTCCGGGGGATGCCCATCTTGTAGAGGGTGCTGacatagagtatgttgaggccgctgcccccatctaTCAGCTCCTTGGTGAGGCGCATGGTGCCCATGATCGGGCTGACCACAAGCGGGTAGCTTCTCGGATGAGGGACGCGATCGGGGTGGTCTTCCTAGTCGAAGGTGATTGCCATCTAGGACCATCGAAGCTGTGTTGGAGCGGCGAGGGTGTGAACAGCGTTCACCTCCTGTTCGATGATATGGCATTGCCGATGAGACTCGTGGGCCTAGGAgcccctaaagatcatgaggcaacacTCGGCCTCAGGGAACTCGGTGTCTTTCTCTTGGGCGTCGTCCGCTGGGGCACTAGCCTTCGGGGCAGGCTTCTGGGCCTTGCCCTATTGGCTGAGGGCAAAGCCCCTCATGGTAGTGCAATCCTTGAGGAGGTGCTTGGCTTTCCTCCCATGGAACAGGCAAGGGGCCTCGAGCGCCTTCTCGAAGTGTTCTGGGCATGCGCCTTGCCTATGGGTTTGAGGCCTGGCAGCACGGTTGACCgcggccaccatctcctccccatGACACTATTGGTCCTTGTTCCTCCTATCGTGGCATCGCTAGGATGAAGTGGGGTCGTCGCCGCCATCCCCTCCGCTATGGTGACTAGTGGCCTTGGCTTTGCCACTAAAGTTAGCCTAGATGGCCTCCTCATTGGTGGCATACTAGGTGGCGACGTCCAGGAGTTCCCACATTATGCATAGGGTCTCATGACCGAGCACATGAACCAACACCTCACAAGTCATGCCGTAGATGAAGGCATTGATTATGTCAGCGTCGGTGATGTTGGGAAGCTCATTGCGCTTTTTAGAGAAGTGCTGGATGTACTCCTAGAGGGTCTCATCGGCCCTCTGCCTATAGTTATGGAGGTTCTAGGAGTTACACGGGTGAGTGTAGGTAACCTAGAAGTGGCCAATGAAGACTGAACGGAGATCGCCCCAACAGCGGATGCTGCCGGGATCAAGCTGCTCGAGCAAGCTCTGGTCGAGCTTGATAAAAGCAGGGGAAGATATTGAACGATGAAGTCATCATCTGACTCCTCGGCATTCATGGCGAGGTGGTAGTCCTCTAGCGAATGGTCtgggttggtctcaccgtcgtACTTGGAGATGTACATCATTGGGCGGAAATGCCTAGGGTTGGGAGCCACCCGGATCACTGCCCCAAATGCTAGGGGGGCGAAATGATTTGGGGCGGCACCCTTACCTCACTGCTTAGGGGTATGGGACTGCGCTTGAGCATGGTGCTTGGCCTTGATGGTGTCACGGACATTGCGATCATCGCCGATCTGgtggcgagggggggggggggacacagCGGAGAAGGGTCACACCTTCACTCCTACCGAGGCTTGGCGCCCTAGGTCTGTGGCCAATCAGAGCTATTGCTGGAGGTGTCGTTGCTGCTCCCCCCCCACGCCTATGGGGCGTGAGCGTCAGAATGGTCCCCGTTGGGTGTGGCCATCATCTAGGACGATCAGGAAAGCATGGCGCAGCACCAAGAGgctgagctcttggcctgctacTCGAGAGCGATGTAGaggagccgcttcatctcgtttAGCCGCTTGTTGGTCTTTGGGTTCGGCATGTTGGAGATGTCTTCCAGGCGGCAGGTGGTGGCCGCCATGTTGTACGCCTCATGGGGAAAGT is from Miscanthus floridulus cultivar M001 chromosome 7, ASM1932011v1, whole genome shotgun sequence and encodes:
- the LOC136463447 gene encoding SNAP25 homologous protein SNAP33-like; protein product: MPRGGKPAASSKPNPFDSDSDSESKNKPAAKKSGAYQAPADAKKRYKDGFRDSGGLENKSVQELEHYAAYKAEETTDALAGCLRIAEDIKQDASDTLITLHKQGEQISRTHEKAVEIDQDLTKSESLLGSLGGFFSKPWKPKKTRQIKGPAQVSRDDSFKKKASRMEQRDKLGLSPRGKRDPRHYAEATDAMDKVQIEKKKQDDALDDLSDVLGQLKGMAVDMGSELDRQNEALDNLQGDVDELNSRVKGANQRARKLVAK
- the LOC136465659 gene encoding uncharacterized protein, with the protein product MGTMRLTKELIDGGSGLNILYVSTLYKMGIPRSSLWPSKAPFYGIMPGKEVVPLGCIWLNFTFSQPDNFRKEPLTSEVVDFPVVYHALLSRSCFAKFMAIPNYTYLKLNVPSPKGVITVEGSFEQAYYYEQYCVA